The genomic window TCCTCAGTCAATTTGTGTCGGATTCGCCTGCGCACGCACGAGACAGCGTGCACGGCATCGATATTGTGAATCTCCGACAGTGCGAGTACGAACTGTGGATATTCCGGTATCGGCTCCGCGACGATCTCCGAGATTCTTGCCGCCAACGCGTCACGCCCGGAGTCGGTGACCTCGTACGTTGTCCGCTCGGGCCGGTTGCCTTCCCGTTCTGTGCCGACTTCGCGCACCAAGTCGTTCTCGACGAGCCTGTCGACGGCGTGATACAGCGAACCGGGTCGCACTTTGACGATTCGGTCTTCTTTTCGCGACATCAACAGTTGATACATCTCGTACGGATGCATCGGCCCCTCGTTGAGCAGCGCAAGCACTGCGATCCCGAGCGGCGTCAAAGTTTTCCCCGCCATCAAGATCTCCCAACTGAATTATTCCAGTTGGAATATTAGCGCATGCCTGTGAGCGCGTAGATCCCGCCGGTGCCAACTACGCGCGCACGGGTGGCGGAAGCACAAAAAGGCCGGACACTCGGAGCGAACTCCGTGTATCCGGCCTTTTCAGTACCTGAACTGAAGACAGCATTAAGCCGTCAGCAATTTCGGGTGGCGATCCTTTAGGGGATCAGATAGCGCGAACGCCTGTGGCCTGGGGGCCCTTCTGGCCCTGGCCGACCTCGAACTCCACGCGCTGACCCTCGTCGAGCGACTTGAAGCCAGTTCCCTGGATCTCCGAGTAGTGAACGAACACGTCAGGTCCGCCACCGTCCTGCTCGATGAAGCCGAAGCCCTTTTCGCCGTTGAACCACTTAACACTGCCCTGCGTCATACTGTAAACCTTCTGTAAGCGAGCTAGCTCTTCACGTCGAAGCACTAATCTCATTTGCGATACTGCCATTGATCACGCCTCAGCGAAACAGCAGGGGCAAAAAAATTTTTCAGGTTGGTTCCACAGACGGCGCGATAGCGTCTATCCGGTGGATTCACATCATCACGACATCATTCGCCTGGCGTGGTCGAGACGCCTTGGCCTGCAGGATTCTGCCCTGACCCCATTCGGCCGATATATCGAAGTCAGGCCTAGTGAGACTTCGGTCACATTCGTTCAACTCGGCGGTGCGTCCGTGCTCATCGGGCCCGAGGAAGCAGTTGCCTCCGCGGCACAACACACGGACGACGAACTGTCTCGTCGCGGGTTCTTGGCCGAAAAGCTGCAGGGACGCGGCCACGGGCCGGTGATTCTGTCGTTCGCGGGCGACATCGGCACCACCCTCGACCGACACGATCCGTTGATTTCGCACGACCTCGACCATGTCCTCGCCCTCGAAGCTCTGTGCGCGCCTGATGACGTCCTCGCGGCCGAGCTGACCCGAAAGCGTTCCTGGTTCACCCTTCTCAGCGACAACGAACCGGCCGACACCGCGCCGCCGCTGTCCGGCGCGGCCTATCTGGAATGGGAAGGCGTGCTCGCGGACGTCGGTGTACTGACCGCACCCGCAGCCCGACGGCAGGGGAACGGACAGGTCGTTGCCCGTCTCGTCACCAACGACGCATTCGACGAGGGCATGATTCCGCAGTGGCGCACGAACGCGGAGAACACGACGGCGAGGCGACTCGCCTCGCGTCTCGGATACGAAGAATGGGGCGTGTTCGTCACAGTGGACATCTCGACATAAGTAGGTTGAAGGTATGAGCTACGTCGAGAACGGCAAGGAATTCACGCGCGACACCAACTACATCGAGACGCGCGTGACCGCTGACGGTCGCGACGGTTATGCCGTCGAGCCAGGTCGCTATCGGTTGATTGCCGCGCGTGCCTGCCCGTGGGCGCATCGGTCGATCATCGTCAGGCGGCTTCTCGGTTTGGAGGACGCTCTGTCGCTGGGGATTCCAGGGCCGACCCACGATCCGCGGAGCTGGAACTTCGACGAGGAACCCGGCGGGATCGACCCGGTGCTGAAGATCGAACGGCTGCAGGACGCGTATTTCGCGCGCTTCCCCAACTACCCGCGCGGCATCACCGTGCCTGCAATCGTCGAGATCGAGACGGGGCAGGTGGTCACCAACGACTACCCGCAGATGACGCTCGACTTCTCGACGGAGTGGACGCAGTACCACCGCGAGGGCGCACCCGACCTGTATCCGGAAGCCCTCCGAAGCGAAATCGACGACGTGGCGCACCGGGTGTTCACCGAGGTCAACAACGGTGTCTACCGCTGCGGATTCGCCGGATCCCAGGACGCCTACGACAAGGCGTACGACAGATTGTTCACCGCACTGGACTGGCTTACCGGACGCCTGAGCGAGCAGCGCTACCTGGTGGGTGACACCATCACCGAAGCCGACGTGCGCCTGTTCACCACGCTCGTGCGTTTCGATGCCGTCTACCACGGTCACTTCAAGTGCAATCGCACCAAGCTGAGCGAGATACCGGTGCTGTGGAACTACGCGCGCGACTTGTTCCAGACACCGGGCTTCGGCGATACCGTCGACTTCGACCACATCAAACGGCATTACTACGTGGTACACACCGACATCAATCCCACCGGGATCGTGCCCAAGGGTCCCGACCTGCACGGCTGGCTTGCGCCACACGGCCGCGAGTCACTCGGCGGCCGTCCGTTCGGCGACGGCACTCCGCCGCCGCCGCCGAAGGACGAGGAGATCGTGCCCGCCGATCACTGGGTGCCGGCGTAGGTTCCGAAGCTCCAGAAGACACCTTCGGGGTCGCGGCAGGTGAAGCCGCGGCTTCCGTAGTCCTCCTCGCGTAATTCCTGAGTGACGGCGCCTCCAGCGGCCACCACGCGGTCGTGGATCGCGGCGGGGTCACCGGTGACGACGTAAGCCGACCCCACCCCCGCGGGCAGCCCGGCGATCGCACTGTCGGGCCTTACGCTGCCGAGCATGACCCCGCCGCCCTCGGGCCAACGGAGTTCGGCGTGCTCGACCTGTTCCCCCTCTCCGTAGACAGCGGCTTCGGTGAATCCGAGTACGTCGACGAGAAAACGGATGGCTGCGCGGGCGTCGTCGTATCGGAAGCAAGGCCACACGCTGTTCGCTGTATCAGTCATGTAGGCAATCCTGCTCGCCTCGCTCGTCGGCGTCTTGGACGAATGCGAACTCCTCTTCCCGACGCCACCGCGACGGCGACAGACCCGCTAGGTCACGCCACTCCCGAGCCATATGGGCCTGGTCGTAGTACCCACACCGAGCGGCGACGTCGGCGAGAGGCGGTATCTCAGGTCGTCGCAGAAACTGGTGCGAGCGGTCGAATCGGGCAATGCGCGCCGAGTCCTTCGGGCCGACCCCGAACTCGGCGGTGAACCGGTTGACGAGATGCCTGCGGCTCCAACCGATGCTCGACGCCACGTCACCGACCCGTTCTCGGCCGTGGGATCCCACCAGCAGAGTCCACGCCTGCGCCAACGTCGGATCGATCTCGCTCTCCTTCAGCGAGCGACACAGGATCTCGTCGACGATGTCGAACCTGGCGTCCCACGAATCCTCGGCGCCGATCCGGTCCGTCAGCTCCCGCGCACCGGGCAGCACCTCCGACAGATCCACCATCCACTCCCCCAGCGCCGACGTCGGAACACCGAACAGAGCCCGAGCACCGGCAGGAGTCAACGACAGCTGAATGCCGTGCTGGCTGCCGTCGTGTGCGATCGTCACCGGTTCGGTCGAGATTCCGCTTGCCAGAGTTTCGAACGTGCACGAACCCTGATGAGGTGAATTCGCGATCTCGAGCTTCGAGTCGATCGACAGGATCACCGTCAAATTGGGACTCGGCATACCGACGTGGGTGCCCGCCTCGAAGCCTTTCAGTCGATACCCGTCGTACGACGCCACGTAGGGCCGCAGCCGTGCCGTGGGAGGTCGTTGTGCGCCGTCCGAGACCCCGGTCATCTACGCAGGGTAGAACCGTAGGCGAACGGGTACCAGCCCTGGCGAGGAAACATCGAACGCGAGCGGAGCACGAATGGCGAAGAGCAAGGACGACAAGGTCGACGTGATCAAGGAGGGCGGGCGGCTCGAAAGCGCGCTCGTCAAGATCCTCGACAACGCCAGCCGCCTGCAGGGACCGGCCGTCGAAAAGTACGTCGGCTACATGCGTCGGGCGCACCCGGACGACACCCCCGCCCAATTGATCGAACGTCTCGAAAACAGATTTCTTCTCGCCGTGACAGGCAGCGGCAGCGCCGTCGGCGGCGCGGCAGCGGTCCCCGGCGTCGGAACGATCGCGTCGATTGCGGCGGTCGGCGCAGAAACCGCGTTCTTCATCGAGTCCTCGGCACTACTGACCCTGTCCGTCGCATCGGTTCACGGCATACCGGTCCACGATCATCAGCAGCGGCGGGCACTCGTGCTGTCCGTGGCGCTGGGTGAATCGGGAATGCAGATCGTGCAGAAGACCGTCGGTAGTTCGGCGAAGAACTGGGGTCCGCTCATCACCTCGCGCATCCCCGGCGGCGCGATGACGAACATGAACAAGTCACTGGTCAAGAAGTTCGTGCAGAAGTACCTCGCCAAACGCAGCGCTCTGCTGTTCGGCAAGTTGCTTCCAGCAGGAATCGGGGCGGTGATCGGCGGCGCGGGCAACCGGGTCATCGGCAAGGGCGTCATTCGCAATGCGCGCGAAGCGTTCGGTCCGGCGCCAAGGGCCTTTCCCGAGACGCGCATCATCGACGCCGACCCCATCGACGGAATTCTCGAGCAATGATCGAGCGTTGGGGGAAGGTATGAGCACCGACACACCAGAGACCGGCACACTCGGAATTTGGCGTCATTTCTCGGGAATCCCGCCCGAGCTGGCGCGGCTGATCGAATCCTCGGGCTACGGCACGATCTGGCTGGGCGGATCGCCTCCGGCTGATCTGACGTCCGTGGAAGAGGTTCTCGACGCCACCGAATCCGTCATCGTCGCAACCGGAATCGTCAACATCTGGTCCGCAGCCGCACCCGAGGTAGCCGAGTCGTACCACCGCATCGACAAGAAGCATCCCGGACGCTTCCTCCTCGGCATCGGAGCCGGACATCCCGAAGCGACGCAGGAGTACCGGAAACCGTACGACGCCCTGGTCGAATATCTGGACGCTCTCGACGAGGGCGGCGTCCCCGCGTCGAGGCGAGTGCTCGCTGCCCTCGGGCCGAAGGTGCTGAAGCTCGCAGCCGACCGAACCGCAGGTGCACACCTACTTGACGACGCCGGAGCACACCGCCGAGGCCCGCGAGATACTCGGTCTGGACAAGATCCTCGCACCCGAGCACAAGGCCGTCCTCGAGACCGACCCGGCGAAGGCTCGCGAAATCGGCCGACCACCGGTGAACAATCCTTATCTGCAGCTGCGCAACTACACCAACAACTTGAAGCGGTTGGGGTACAGCGACTCCGAGATCGGAAACGGGGGAAGCGACCGACTCATCGACGCCCTGGTGGCGCACGGTGACGCCAACGCCATCGCCGAACGACTCCGCGAGCACATTACTGCTGGTGCATCCCATGTGACGTTGCATTCCCTGCCCGACGGTGACGACCCGTCGCGCACCTACCGAGAGGTCGCAGCCGCGTTTCTCCACCGGTAGGTGACACCGGAACCGACCGTAGAACCCGTAATCTCGTACCGGGCCGGATCATCCGGCCCGGTACGGCAATCTCATCGGTCGGGGGAATCGCACATATGACGTACGGCTTCGGCGGTAACGCACTCGAGACGCACGGCCTCACCAAGAGCTTCGGAACGATTCGAGCTGTGTCGGATCTGACTTTCGCCGTGCCACGAGGGTCCATCACCGGGTTCCTGGGTCCGAATGGCTCGGGGAAGACGACCACGCTGCGATTGATCTTGGGCTTGTCGAAACCGACAGCGGGAATCGGCCTTGTCGCGGGCGCGCCGTTCTCCGCGCTGACCAATCCAGCGAAGACTGTCGGCGCCGTTCTGGACTCACGCAGCCTGCACCCCAAGCGCACCGCGGTAGGCCATCTGGGCATCTTCGCCTCGGCGATCGGCGTGCCCGATTCCCGTGCGGACGACGTACTTCGCCTGGTCGGACTAGCGGATGCAGCGCGGCGCCAGGTCGGCGCGTTCTCCCTCGGTATGCGGCAACGGCTGGCATTGGCCACCGCCCTGCTCGGCGATCCGGAGATCCTGGTTCTCGACGAGCCTGCCAACGGACTCGATCCCGAAGGCATCGCCTGGTTGCGCGACTTCTTGAAGTCCTTCGCGTCGAGCGGTCGGACCGTCCTGATCTCGAGCCACCTCCTCCGCGAGGTCGAAGCGACCGTGGACAACCTGGTGATCGTCAGCGCCGGATCGCTCGTCTACCAGGGCAGCATCGAAACGCTCCGCGCATCGAGGCCGAGTCGAATTCTCGTCACGGTGTCCGATCCGGCGGCGCTCGCCTTGGCTCTGGCATCCCGTGGCGTCACCAACACCCAGTTTCTGCCCGACGGTCGACTCGCCGTCGCAGGCAGTGACGGCGACACCATCGCTAGCGTCGCAACAGACGCCGCGGTGACCGTGTTCGGGACCACCCACGAACACGTCGATCTCGAGCAGGTGTTCCTTTCCATGACGGCAGGCCAGTTCGCTGCACCATCGCCTGGCTACGGGCCGCCCTCGGGCTATCCGACTGCCCCCGGCTATCCGACTGCCCCGGGCTATCCGACTGCCCCGGGTTACGGACCGCCCCCGGGATACGCTCCCGCCCCGGGGTACGGGCCGAGTTCTGCCTACCAACGACCGCTGGGCTACCAACCCCCGCAGGGATACCCGCCACCGCAGGGCTCGCCGGCACAGGGCTCACCATCACAGGGCTCACCATCACAGGGCTACGGCCCGTCGACGGATCAGCCCGGTCCGACAAGCTGGGACGGGGGCCGGCGATGAACTCTCTCCTGACATCCGAAATTCGCAAGGTCACCACGCTCAAATTCTGGTGGGCCCTGGCTCTACCCCCCGTGTTCGTCGGTGTTTGCGCAAGCGCGATCTCGTCAGCGGTCGCGACCGGCGCGGACGAGCTGACCGGCGGGGACGTCGACGGGATCATCGCCGCCGGCCTCTTCGTTGCGCTCGGATTCGCCATGGTGTTCGCGGCAGTGTTCTCCGCGGTCAACGCCGGCACCGAATTTCGACACGACACGATCACCACGTCGTTCCTCACCACATCCGGCCGTGATCGAATCATCGGTGCGAAAGTTCTGGTCACTGCTCTGTTCGCGCTCGGATACGGACTCGTGGTGTCGATCGTCAGCATCGTGTGTCTGCTGTTGTTCACAGCTGGTCGGTTCTCCTTGACCGGAGACACGATGTCCTACGTCGCTGCAGGCCTGTTCGCCATCGTCCTGTGG from Rhodococcus sp. P1Y includes these protein-coding regions:
- a CDS encoding PadR family transcriptional regulator, with the protein product MAGKTLTPLGIAVLALLNEGPMHPYEMYQLLMSRKEDRIVKVRPGSLYHAVDRLVENDLVREVGTEREGNRPERTTYEVTDSGRDALAARISEIVAEPIPEYPQFVLALSEIHNIDAVHAVSCVRRRIRHKLTEDAELAVIESAVTARAVPSIFYVGLRFMRAMIAGEIAWLEKFVDDIETGRIPWLTEDMASEMAARRAGHTSNNGGDLCKPK
- a CDS encoding cold-shock protein, with amino-acid sequence MTQGSVKWFNGEKGFGFIEQDGGGPDVFVHYSEIQGTGFKSLDEGQRVEFEVGQGQKGPQATGVRAI
- a CDS encoding GNAT family N-acetyltransferase; amino-acid sequence: MDSHHHDIIRLAWSRRLGLQDSALTPFGRYIEVRPSETSVTFVQLGGASVLIGPEEAVASAAQHTDDELSRRGFLAEKLQGRGHGPVILSFAGDIGTTLDRHDPLISHDLDHVLALEALCAPDDVLAAELTRKRSWFTLLSDNEPADTAPPLSGAAYLEWEGVLADVGVLTAPAARRQGNGQVVARLVTNDAFDEGMIPQWRTNAENTTARRLASRLGYEEWGVFVTVDIST
- a CDS encoding glutathione S-transferase family protein; translated protein: MSYVENGKEFTRDTNYIETRVTADGRDGYAVEPGRYRLIAARACPWAHRSIIVRRLLGLEDALSLGIPGPTHDPRSWNFDEEPGGIDPVLKIERLQDAYFARFPNYPRGITVPAIVEIETGQVVTNDYPQMTLDFSTEWTQYHREGAPDLYPEALRSEIDDVAHRVFTEVNNGVYRCGFAGSQDAYDKAYDRLFTALDWLTGRLSEQRYLVGDTITEADVRLFTTLVRFDAVYHGHFKCNRTKLSEIPVLWNYARDLFQTPGFGDTVDFDHIKRHYYVVHTDINPTGIVPKGPDLHGWLAPHGRESLGGRPFGDGTPPPPPKDEEIVPADHWVPA
- a CDS encoding VOC family protein → MTDTANSVWPCFRYDDARAAIRFLVDVLGFTEAAVYGEGEQVEHAELRWPEGGGVMLGSVRPDSAIAGLPAGVGSAYVVTGDPAAIHDRVVAAGGAVTQELREEDYGSRGFTCRDPEGVFWSFGTYAGTQ
- a CDS encoding helix-turn-helix domain-containing protein, which produces MTGVSDGAQRPPTARLRPYVASYDGYRLKGFEAGTHVGMPSPNLTVILSIDSKLEIANSPHQGSCTFETLASGISTEPVTIAHDGSQHGIQLSLTPAGARALFGVPTSALGEWMVDLSEVLPGARELTDRIGAEDSWDARFDIVDEILCRSLKESEIDPTLAQAWTLLVGSHGRERVGDVASSIGWSRRHLVNRFTAEFGVGPKDSARIARFDRSHQFLRRPEIPPLADVAARCGYYDQAHMAREWRDLAGLSPSRWRREEEFAFVQDADERGEQDCLHD
- a CDS encoding ABC transporter ATP-binding protein; amino-acid sequence: MTYGFGGNALETHGLTKSFGTIRAVSDLTFAVPRGSITGFLGPNGSGKTTTLRLILGLSKPTAGIGLVAGAPFSALTNPAKTVGAVLDSRSLHPKRTAVGHLGIFASAIGVPDSRADDVLRLVGLADAARRQVGAFSLGMRQRLALATALLGDPEILVLDEPANGLDPEGIAWLRDFLKSFASSGRTVLISSHLLREVEATVDNLVIVSAGSLVYQGSIETLRASRPSRILVTVSDPAALALALASRGVTNTQFLPDGRLAVAGSDGDTIASVATDAAVTVFGTTHEHVDLEQVFLSMTAGQFAAPSPGYGPPSGYPTAPGYPTAPGYPTAPGYGPPPGYAPAPGYGPSSAYQRPLGYQPPQGYPPPQGSPAQGSPSQGSPSQGYGPSTDQPGPTSWDGGRR
- a CDS encoding ABC transporter permease encodes the protein MNSLLTSEIRKVTTLKFWWALALPPVFVGVCASAISSAVATGADELTGGDVDGIIAAGLFVALGFAMVFAAVFSAVNAGTEFRHDTITTSFLTTSGRDRIIGAKVLVTALFALGYGLVVSIVSIVCLLLFTAGRFSLTGDTMSYVAAGLFAIVLWSIIGSGLGLLFGSPTWPSIIIVGWFPVGELITLGILSGLGIEGAWYVTPAALTMAVTAAGNLDDTGGFTTWPWAPISLTLWAAIALATGWLRTRERDIN